In Candidatus Latescibacter sp., one DNA window encodes the following:
- a CDS encoding MFS transporter: MQTPGKTLSTEQTTVPLNANLLIIFGMTLTVVLGVSSITPAFPGIMRELHLTKSQVGLLVTFYSLPGIFFSLLMGVGADRIGRKIILVPCMLLYGIAGGACAFTHDFNLLLALRFLQGLGATAAGTLSVAIIGDIYS, from the coding sequence GTGCAGACACCCGGTAAAACCCTTTCCACCGAACAAACGACCGTTCCCCTCAATGCCAATCTGCTGATCATTTTCGGCATGACCCTCACTGTGGTGCTCGGCGTATCGAGCATCACACCGGCGTTTCCCGGCATCATGCGAGAGCTGCATCTGACCAAAAGCCAGGTTGGGCTGCTGGTTACTTTTTACAGCCTGCCTGGGATATTTTTCTCCCTGTTGATGGGTGTGGGCGCCGACCGTATAGGGAGAAAGATCATCCTTGTTCCCTGTATGCTTCTTTACGGTATCGCCGGAGGGGCCTGCGCATTCACCCATGATTTCAATCTTCTCCTGGCCCTGCGATTCCTGCAGGGGCTGGGCGCCACAGCGGCGGGAACGCTCAGTGTCGCCATTATCGGCGATATCTATTC
- a CDS encoding AbiV family abortive infection protein, protein MIKIRNYILTIELLDAYQNAALKNAGELLEEAQLLFSKAHYAGAYFLSIASIEESGKAYIAFDAKGRNLKDGGVCKKIKEKFENHPNKITAAFSSWITFSDKTKEAIKTCVDLMVQLEYGREKSMYIDVKDNGSVISIPAEVVRPVAARDCVNIAVNCLHHTKLYIQKNVPPKRSSYQDKFMCIKQSTLTALLNSADFWEFYSSLPEKGESSWMNAAVTYHDRYYQKKKKFKNEIS, encoded by the coding sequence ATGATAAAAATTAGGAATTACATTCTAACTATAGAGCTCTTAGACGCATACCAAAATGCTGCATTGAAAAACGCGGGCGAACTATTGGAAGAAGCCCAGTTATTATTTTCGAAAGCCCATTATGCGGGAGCCTATTTTCTGTCAATTGCTTCTATTGAGGAGTCGGGAAAGGCATATATTGCATTTGATGCGAAAGGAAGAAATCTTAAAGATGGTGGTGTTTGCAAGAAGATCAAGGAGAAGTTCGAAAACCACCCTAACAAAATCACGGCTGCTTTCTCAAGCTGGATTACATTCTCTGATAAAACTAAAGAAGCTATAAAAACCTGTGTTGATTTGATGGTTCAGTTAGAGTATGGCAGAGAGAAGTCTATGTACATAGATGTAAAAGACAATGGATCAGTAATATCTATTCCTGCTGAAGTGGTTCGCCCTGTTGCGGCAAGAGACTGTGTTAATATCGCAGTAAATTGCCTGCATCATACAAAACTTTATATCCAGAAGAATGTTCCTCCTAAAAGATCATCTTACCAAGACAAGTTTATGTGCATAAAGCAAAGTACCCTCACAGCACTGCTAAATAGTGCTGATTTTTGGGAGTTCTATTCTAGCCTACCAGAAAAAGGTGAATCATCTTGGATGAATGCGGCAGTTACATATCACGATAGGTATTATCAGAAAAAAAAGAAGTTTAAGAATGAAATTAGCTAA